tatctttgttatttttaacaaatttgtatAATACTCGGTTGATGTGTACtcttaatttaaatgaataaatttcatcgtttttgtaataaaaaaaattataaagtataTGAAGTAGAAATATATTATGTCATTAAAAAGTTAGAACTCTGTTCTTCAAATTTTTcacaaaaatgcatttttaatctccttattttattcaaaatagttattaatcttcatatttttaaaatcaaatttcccCTTATTTTTACAACTTAAGAGATTTTGTTGGTcccatttatttttaatgatgcAAGATGCTCATTAGATATGCACTGTAACTAAGTTGGATAAAAATAGAATTGtattaaatatcttttttcttcataatattTGTTTACGTTGTTACAAACAAAGACGTTCGTGAAACTTtgtgtaataaaaaataataaaaagaatattgaTTAATGAGggaaattcaattttattaatttcttcaCATCATTAATGAACATAAaactatcataaaaatataGGGAAGAAAACAAAATTCCACAAGTTGTAAACCGGAGAAAcaaaaactcaatttaaaaaatagaacaattaaagataattttaaataaaataaaaaattaaaagcacaatcaaatcaaaaaaattaatcaaaagcCATCTAAAATTGTTATTTAGATTAATGAAAGTtgatataaaaagttatttgagtgttataaaattaataactaaaatagatACAATGCTTTGtgtatactaaaaaaaaaatcacacacaaaatttatattacttCAGTAAATATGTGCTAATATAATTATCACATTTGCGACACTTTACACAATATCACTGATTCACTAAGCTGGTAACACCCTTTTTTTCTTAAATCACTTTTGGATTTATACAATATGTATTACACAACCTCTACTTTACAGTCTTATTGTTTTGGActttatataaaaagacaataATTAATGAAGGCAAAggaaaactaaaagacaaaatttAGTAAAAAGTGTGGGAAgacaaaatattgaaaaacttagaaaaaaaatgtgtgaagaaagaaaaagaaatgtgTGAAGAAAGAAAAAGTGAAAAACATAGTATCAACAAAGAAAGGGTAAAAAAACTTAGTAAGAAATTGTTTGAAGAAAGAAAGAGTgaaaaatttagtaaaaaaatgtatgaataattttataaataaaaagaaattgtgtgaagagagaaaGAGTGAAAAACTTAGTAAAAAAATGGAtgaatagttttataaatatgaagaaaGAGCAAAAaacttactaaaaaaaattaaagaatataaaaaagagaaaacaaaattagagagtgatataagataaaaattgatatttatagagaaaaaaagaaagggaaataaacttttttcttGTCTTTTCTATTTTGAAGAGGTAAAAGCGGCTTACGATGCCTTCTAtagtaaaaattcaaaaataaaattggtgtcTGAATAAGCCGTTGCCACTAGTTTTTCCTACAAGTTGCAATAGGTTAGGTTTTTTCTTagcaaatttttattttttctaagaaATATACGTGTTTCAGACTAGACTTATGAACTAATTCAAACTCAATACCACCTTATTTCATACTATATAAGCCATGTATCGTGatctaataaaatatgttaTCTCTTATGCGTCTCATCCATCTCAATCATATATTGACTTGAGTGTCAAAGTGCTTGCAAATACACCCCATTCACATAGCTTTATTCCTCTCGATTTACCATCTGAAGTGATATATATCAATTTCAATACGAGCAATATGAATAGCTAATTAAAGTTGGCGctatttttttcaacttttaacTGCGCATACTTGTAAGAGCTAAAATAGCTACTACTATATTTTTAGTGTTGTAAAATTAAACTGCCgttatttttatatgatatattttctACTATTTGTGAGAATTAAAATCGCCGCTACTTTGTGATAACTTATTGGCCACCACTTCTTATAAGTGGGAAAGGAACACTCAAGTGGCTGAAAGTTGAGTTCGAATAAATAGTGGAAGAGATGGTTACAAGTTGAAGTCTAGGAATACCAAGTGATCCAAGCATAAAACCCAAGTCTTAAATTATTCACACAAAACATGGATGTCTTGATCATGACACAACATGGGCCATGTACACCTCATATTttagcaaataaataaataaatttaaaattttaacaatttacAATTATCAACATCGTTTtaactattaatatattattgtcATGTCAATCACAATTTTGCCAATTCTTTTCCTCTCCAACTATACATTGTTTAGTACAGTTGAGAAGAGTATTCGGCAGCCATAGATAAAAATGCCAAGTGTAAGAAGTGTCCTAGATTATACAATAAAGGATAAAGGTATGCCAAGAAGTCGCTACTCCGATCCACACATATCCAGCATGACAACACTTCAATTTGAtctgtaaataaattattttattttcttgtttgtTCGATTACTCGACAACTATAGTAGAACTTGTTGTATACGAAAAAACCAAATCATAATCACttttaattaatctaataacaattttttcatttcatATTAGCTCATTTCCCATGAGTTTGagttaaatataaaactttagAAAATGTTAACATACACTTAtcaaacacatgttaaattttataatggACTCATAAAATTAGGTGGAGtctatataattttgataaaattacaactaataaaaaaaattatgtattatcAAATGTATTGTTAGTTATTCTCTAAAACTTTTATAgagtatttatatataaatcttATATATTATAGGTCTGACTCGACCCACAGTATCAATTTATAGTACCAAAAACTTTTTGAACTCTTATCTAACTGTTAttaatactaatatttttttttctcttcaatacaCTAACAACTGATGCTCGTATATTAAGTTATGTATATgaatttaactattattttttatagaaatatttttttttactctagtcaatatagttaaaaaaatgggttatttttattttatattttttctttgataaaCTATCTCTTTTCTAATAACACGGAATGAAGTATATGGTTAATTACATCCACTTTAAAACttattgatatataaataaGTTGTATAACCTTACTTTCAATGAAAATTATAGTATGTTGATTTACTACTAATAAtgattgtaaaataatatttttcttttaatttcttaagactttttataactttttcttcaataaaagaaaaattatttgcaTGAATATATAATGTCGAGTAGCACATATCACCacatgtttaaaaatatttcaataaaagtttcttctaagaaaaaaaaagtcatattttagataaaaagaaactaaaattcaTCTCACAAAAATAGAAAGATAGTGTTTCTCAAAGCTActttaaccaaaaaaaaaaaaaaaagaaagacagGGTTTCAAATATTTTGGCGATTGGGATATGATATGATGAAGTTTGTCGGTTATGGTGAACATGTGGAGTAGGCAGATGGGAGCAACGTGTCACAAAATTGAAGAATTGTGCGTTGCGTGTCAGTATTAATTCCTTACactttttttgttcttcttctCTTTATTGCGTCGGTGAAGCAACTACTCTCTTCCACAGTTCCACTACCACACTCTTCTCTACTCTTCACTCTCTATCTCCCTTTTAACTTAACACGTTTTTTTTCTTGcgtatattataaaattaaacacaaCAATTGACGTACACACTTACCTCTTTCAATATTGCTACAGATGTAGTTCTAGAATTTAGTATGTACTGTTACTATATAATGcacacttttttaaaaaaaaaacatgcaaAACAcgcaaatttcaaaaaagaaaaataaatgattgattataataggtaatatattattaattatttgtttgtgatattttttttcctgaATATTCGAGAAAAGTGGTTGTCAATCGGATTGTAAATAGAAAACTGGTCTTACAAAAAACTGAATTGAATATGGTAAAACGCGTttctagaaagaaaaaagaaagtattattctatatttaaatatgaacgAGAATATggttaaaattttcttttaaattagatatacatatttttttttttatattagagaccaaataaatatatgtctacatttatattatataactttttctAAGTTGATTGCAttgatttttttacataatactattttattaatttaaaattcagtaaaattttcatatacaTGATAAAAGATAAAACACTATTCTAGCATGTTTGTTacctattatttttttcttctaaaaaatattaattttttaataataataattgtttttttctaataattacttttcatttcacaaaataataatctttttagatttttttatctgttgttaaattttttgaaaaaaacattaaaattttaaaagaaattgaaataaaaaattgtttctaaTAGAAATCATTTTTGTATaactagatttttttaaaaaataataattttcattatgaaacaaattctatttttttttaatctttaaaattattatatacttaaaaatcactttctATAATTCGTAATAAATTAAACAGGCACGCGATTATATTTGCTACAACAAAGTAGATTCTATTTAGGTGCTTATATTTGGTGTATCTAACATCAAATCTTTTAAACCAGAAATCactttgatatttaattattttaaataaagttcGCCACttacataattatatttgaggtaatttattaaaataatctatAATATTTCCAAAACTATTTTGAGCTtcaaaaaataactaattttacacgaacacttatatataataaacaattaataaaattgtttatctaaTCTAAGAGTACAATGTTATTTTACCttaaatttgtatatatatatatataaaaaaatatatatgaaagtAATGAATAATTCGGTTATTGGTTAACTTGGTTGAAAAGATAGTACAGGTGGCGCGTAGTTAGAGTCATGTGTGTGCCAACCAACGAATCGACgatgagtgagtgagtgagtgagggAAGGTTGTTGCCCAAACCACGATGGTGAATTAGTGATCAAAGCCATGACGTGGAGGGACATTCATACATACATTGCCCTTTAATCTTTATTATAACCACGAGGCGTCTCTGTCTACTTcagattttcttttttgtgtaATATAATACAGTCAATACATTGtatccaaaaatatattagagtcaatttttaataatccaaaaatataataatctgGAAACAGTCAATTACGTGTTATTTAGTAATTTTGGTATATTAGTACACATGTGGTTCCTTTTGAATCATATTCCAATACACTTACTGCTACCGAAAAATTATTCCATTACTATGCTTGCTTGTGCTCAGACTCTACCAACATCAAGATGGATACGGATGTAAAAGTTTGGTTCATGCATCTATGCACTCAGAAAGAAAATGCTATacaattttaacatatttttattttacttcactaataataatttaattaataaaaaataatatatttgatttatattattaattaaatatatcgaatttttaattaaataaattatatatatatatatattataaatcaaatgcatcaattttcttaattaaattataatctatttgtattttataaaatgatcggaataatattattataaataattattatattaaaatattttaaactattaAAAGAGTTATTGGATAAATCGAATGAcattgtaataaaataataaattatataaatccAGTGAAAAATgatgctttttcaaaaaattagtaaaaaggTAGTcaaagatattttatttatcaattctTAATCATGTCTTTCCTTCACAAAAtcaagtaaaattattaaattatacaagggttatttgttatttagtaaaattttaaactttcttTGCAGCAAAAAAGTTAaagtttatttgattttgaagagtatgtcctaaaaaaataatgtaagagtactttatttgtattttcttgACCAAAAAAAATCTGTTTATAATAATACCAAGTTGAATAATTCATTGAGTCATATATAGAAAATAAGTTTGCTAAATCAATTTTCCTCTGTAtggtattttaaatttgtgataagcaaatactatataaaaatataacttttaatatcgTAAAATAAACATTAGAGTATATTCATGTTTTTCAAAAGTATGAAATATCTGatattttccttttccttttgttagtcaaaatattatcaataaaaaagttaaaatatttatttattgaaattaacaattaaaccTTGATAGATACATTAAAGCATAAACGGtattcaatatttttcattataaaaaacaatatgaAGAAATAAGAATAAATACTATTTTGACGATTTAATTAccatcaacaaaataaaaaaaattgaatatctcTCGTGAACTAATCAGGATACATATCGTTGACATTAAGAAAAAACAAGCTGGGAAAAAATAGGTCACCAAATATCTTAGAAGGGTGGGAAGCACAGCCCAAGATTCCCACATTTTTGAATCCAAAATTATAGAGTCAAAATTcagaataataataacaataaaatctaaaataaaaatggtgTTTTACGGGgagcaagaaaaaaaaaggtgtgATTGGCACAGCCACGTATACATCCATTCATCCATCCACAGCTCTATCCCCTAATTGTGATTACCAAAAGCATTACCTTAGTTAATAGTAAGTAATGGTCACACATACATCACACATGACccattggaaagaaataaaaatggaaAGGTAGCGCAGACGTACTAACATAGTTTTGACTTGGAAAAAGTCATCCTTCGTACTCTTTCTCACTCTTCCATTTCATTCATAGTCTTTAGTTGACCGACTTCACTCTCTTTCTCTTGTACCTACTCAACTCTTTACCTCTTCCCTATATAAACACCCCCTACCCTCCTCATTTTCTCAATATCATTCCTCACTCAACAAGCCTCATTTTCTATCTTTTTATTATATCCTCCTACTCTACATATACACACCATCCTATTCGATTAATCATTAGCTTTTATTATTAGTGCTTAATTAATTGATGGCTTTAGAGTTAGAAGCTTTCAATTCTTCTCCTCCCACTAATAGTCCCTTCCCAACCTTCAACAAGGAAGAGATTCGTGAGAGTGAGTCTTTGGTTAAAAGAAAACGCTCAAAACGACCTCGTATTAGTAATCCACCAACTGAAGAAGAGTATCTCGCTCTCTGCCTCATCATGCTCGCTCAAAGCGGTAACAACAGAAACAACAAAAACGACATCGTTTCTCACTTTCACAACCAAATTGAATCTTCATCTTcgcaatcacaacaacaaccatCACCACCATCGCCGCCGGTGAAGCTGAATCACCGCTGCACTGTCTGCAACAAGGCTTTCCCCTCTTATCAGGCACTTGGTGGTCATAAAGCCAGTCACCGTAAATCCTCTTTGGAAACTCCATCCACAGCCTTCAACGACACTGTATCCGTCTCAACCGTCACCGCCGGTAAGATGCACGAGTGTTCAATCTGTCATAAGAGTTTTTCTACCGGTCAAGCACTTGGTGGACACAAACGATGCCACTACGAAGGAGGtatcaatcacaacaacaacaataacaataacagtAATAGCAACGTCAACGCTAATAACAGCAGTGGAATCACAATATCTGAGGGCGCCGCCGCTTCCTCCTCCGTCAGCCACCGTGGATTTGACCTCAATCTACCTGCGCCTCTAACTGAGTTCTGGTCTCCGGTGGGATTCGGAGGTGGCGATTCCAAGAAGAAGAGCGTTAACGTTAACGTCGCCGGAATCGGTGAACAGGAGGTGGAAAGCCCATTGCCGGTAACCGCCAAAAGGCCACGTGTGTTTTTGGTTGAACATGATGATGAAACGGTGTAGCTTAATTAGCActgtaatttaattattattatttttttaattttaaatttgatttgattgaaTTTGTTGTTATCGTGCTGTGATTATGAATCGCACATATTCGAGCACCCACTAGCTAGTTTaccatttgttttgtttttttaattgggTTGGGGGAATTTGGATTAGGTTCAGATTTTGTTTCTGTTCTTAATTCACTCTTTATCTGTACAGACAAAATTTGTTCATTGCTAGCTCTTCGaatctttaattcattcttATCCATTCAatctaacaatttatttttgttatttagtgTCATTTAGGTTCACTTTtatatactttatttatttagtttactTCATACATAGTGGAGTAtttatattcattcattcattcacttTTTGTTTTGACAGAAACCATTCATTCACTTTTAACCATCAGTTTTGGTACGGGcattaatttaatgtatataatcttttaaatttaactaaattacTTACTACAATAATGAATTAAACAAATGTGATTTATTTAATATAGAGTACATTAATTATTACAGATTTATAAACTGATTCAACTATACGgtaacattttttatatgaaatgcGATACACATGACATTAAATGTTATTGACTTATTGAATAAgagtaataaaattaattaattaatctgaTCGAAGTCTCTACTTTCTTGATTAAATATTACTAATGACTTATTGGACATAATTATTTTAGCTCATTATTTCGATTTCACTTtctcatatttataaatattattataaattgtaAAACATTTAAATCTTCCGAAAGAATGGATAAGGAAACTAAATTtaaacaatatcaaatattggTAAATTATTTGAGAGAATATAGTAGATATATATCGAccattatgataaaaaaaacatacacCAGCCAAAGTTTGTAAAATTTGACATcactataaattatttataaaaaatgaatattttatgaTATGTCTACATTTATGcattttcaaataataaatttaatgataacaaaaataattataaatttatttatatcaagagcttaattttaatatcatatCGGTATACTATTTTCTATACTATCAACTATTTTTTGGGTAGGATGTATACTAActgttttttcttaaaaaaacattattatttttagttataactACAATCAGTTTTATTTATgaatcttaaattatttataaccaaagtcaattttttttaataatttgccGGTGATAATTGACTTTATACATTACATATATCATTTTAATTCGTATATTAAGCCCTATTAGTCTAAATTTATAGTAGTACTATTACATCCTAAACAATGTACCGCCATATATATACTATGTAAATTAGTTGGTGGTACAGGTACTAAACCCAAATCAATTGAACACAAAGATGAATTGGATTGAGTCAAGATGTTTCTcctataaaataatcaaaatatatagtGGGGGGCGTTTTCTTTGGACCCAAAACATCCACTGCATGCCGCGTGAACAACGCAGGAACAGCAGGAAATGTAATGTGCTTCTTTATAATTGTTTCATTTTGACAGCTTAAATGAACTGTCCAATATTAATGACctttattgaaattttagagTATTTGATATTCAAAGGCTCACTAACACTAATTATTCTATGAATGAAAATTAGagaacaaagaaaaaacaaggTACTAATGAAAGGAAGCACATAGACTAATTAGTTGTGAAGTGCATCTTAGGATAATAGGTAAGGTGGGTTGAACCGAAACCTTCCCATGTGTTTCCTGCCTTTAATGCACATGTTGGTATCATTATACCGAATTTACAACCGCTTTATCTTGTGGCTAAGGACACTTGTTATTGGGTTGGCAAATCTATATCCACCCACTAATTAATACTACGTATCCACTATCCACACTCTtgtacattatatatatatcatttttcatttgcattGCCTTTAATTTAGCAACATAAAATACCCCAAACTATAATttctaattattatatatatagtaattaatattaaataattgacaAACGAATTTAGGGTAGATCCAAATAGATAACCAagaaaatatattcaaatttgGAAAATCtcaaaaactttttatttttaataattttattctatataTACATCAGtcattttattgaatttttgtttgtattttgactaaaagaaatatttaaccACGGGTATATCTTCAACCAAGCTAGGTCATCACCACTTTTAAAGAATAATTATTGTGGGGCCACAAccataaattaaaatgatcgagacacacaaataaattatacattttttttcaataataataataataagatattttttaatcctatatttttttcatttgtgtttaaataatatgtattttgcatttgtgACCATGCAAGATTTGCAATCGCTTATATTAGAAAAATAGTATTTGcttattagaaaatagtcaaatacTCGATTTCTTAATTGGTAGTAATTAACTTGTTTGGGCAGAGTGGATAATTGAAGGAATGAGTGCAATAAAGGTACTCTTCGTAGGAGTTGATCTCGTGACTGAGTTGTATTTGGCAAGACGTGTGGGGATGCTTGAACGTGGTACAGTGTACTAATAATACAATCAGAACTAATTAACTAAGCTAGTACGTTTAATTGAGTTGTGAACAACTTTAATATTCCAAGTTCTTGAATGTGAAAGTAGCCTTACGCGTTATTATGTGGCTATATTACAATCCATATGATATGATTCAATTAAGAGGTTATGACTTGAAGGAGTCTGAATCCTTTGCTATGCGTGTCGTATTGTCAAAGTCGGTTCCTTCCAAACACGGTATTATTCGCTAACATATTTTATACTCCTTCTACTTGTCATCTAAAAAATCTACTCTATTCCTCTCTTGCCTTAGTCATAACTATGCCTGCAGTGTCCTTCATTGTTTTTGCAAGATGCATGGTTATAATTTACTCAAtaacaaaaaagttaaaataaataaaagtcaaaatatATATGACTTCCTGTTAGGTTTAAATatctttatattaattttttaatgttgtgGGAGATGaccataataattaaaaataaattagtgattatatttttttatatgaaaaaaacaaaattaaattcacttcttcaaaaaaaaaaaaaaaaacacttaattATCATCCTAACAAACAAATGTGAAAATAcgtgttttgtttataattaagaCCGAAGCAAGTTAGTGTGATTGATAATTGTAATAATCTAAGTGTGAgtcaattaaattaatgtaatataaGAGATTTGGACTCCATAAGATTAATTCTTTAGGATTTTGGATGGAGATAGATCATTAtatcaaaagttttttttattgatttctaAGGAGCAAAACTCCTAGGAAACACCAAAAATCAATCAAGAACCGTTTGTCAGAAATTATTTTTGGCAAATCAAGGAACACTTAATTATCTTCCtaaaaatctaaaagtatatagtttgtttataattaagACTGAAAGGAGTTAATTTGTGTGataattgttataattttaagtgAGTTAActaaattaatgtaatataaGAGATTTTGGTGGTTCAT
The genomic region above belongs to Cicer arietinum cultivar CDC Frontier isolate Library 1 chromosome 4, Cicar.CDCFrontier_v2.0, whole genome shotgun sequence and contains:
- the LOC101492310 gene encoding zinc finger protein ZAT10-like, which encodes MALELEAFNSSPPTNSPFPTFNKEEIRESESLVKRKRSKRPRISNPPTEEEYLALCLIMLAQSGNNRNNKNDIVSHFHNQIESSSSQSQQQPSPPSPPVKLNHRCTVCNKAFPSYQALGGHKASHRKSSLETPSTAFNDTVSVSTVTAGKMHECSICHKSFSTGQALGGHKRCHYEGGINHNNNNNNNSNSNVNANNSSGITISEGAAASSSVSHRGFDLNLPAPLTEFWSPVGFGGGDSKKKSVNVNVAGIGEQEVESPLPVTAKRPRVFLVEHDDETV